From Macrobrachium rosenbergii isolate ZJJX-2024 chromosome 55, ASM4041242v1, whole genome shotgun sequence, a single genomic window includes:
- the LOC136835624 gene encoding tubulin alpha-3 chain isoform X1, with product MNSHGRECISVHVGQAGTQMGNACWELYCLEHGIQPDGQMPSDKTIGGGDDSFNTFFSETGSGKHVPRAVFVDLEPTVIDEIRTGVYRQLFHPEQLITGKEDAANNYARGHYTIGKEIVDLVLDRIRKLADNCTGLQGFLIFHSFGGGTGSGFTSLLMERLSVDYGKKSKLEFAIYPAPQVATAVVEPYNSILTTHTTLEHSDCAFMVDNEAIYDICRRNLDIERPTYTNLNRLIGQIVSSITASLRFDGALNVDLTEFQTNLVPYPRIHFPLVTYAPVISAEKAYHEQLSVSEITNACFEPANQMVKCDPRHGKYMACCLLYRGDVVPKDVNAAIATIKTKRSIQFVDWCPTGFKVGINYQPPTVVPGGDLAKVSRAVCMLSNTTAIAEAWARLDHKFDLMYAKRAFVHWYVGEGMEEGEFTEAREDLAALEKDYEEVGVDSADAEGEAEGDEY from the exons CGTGAGTGCATCTCCGTCCATGTTGGCCAGGCCGGTACCCAGATGGGCAATGCCTGCTGGGAATTATACTGCCTTGAGCATGGCATCCAGCCTGATGGTCAGATGCCATCAGACAAAACCATTGGGGGTGGTGATGACTCCTTCAATACCTTCTTCAGTGAAACTGGTTCAGGAAAGCACGTACCCAGAGCAGTGTTTGTCGATCTGGAACCCACTGTGATTG ATGAAATCAGAACCGGGGTTTACCGTCAATTATTCCACCCTGAACAACTCATTACTGGCAAGGAAGATGCTGCAAACAACTATGCAAGAGGACATTACACTATTGGAAAGGAAATTGTCGACTTAGTCTTGGACAGGATTAGAAAGTTGGCTGACAATTGCACTGGTCTTCAAGGTTTCCTCATCTTCCACTCCTTCGGTGGTGGCACTGGGTCTGGCTTTACCTCACTGTTGATGGAAAGGTTGTCCGTTGATTATGGCAAGAAGAGCAAACTGGAATTTGCCATCTACCCTGCCCCTCAAGTTGCCACTGCTGTCGTTGAACCATACAACTCCATTCTTACTACCCACACCACCCTAGAACACTCAGATTGTGCCTTCATGGTCGACAACGAAGCTATCTACGATATCTGCCGCAGGAATCTGGACATTGAAAGACCCACCTACACCAACTTGAACCGTCTCATCGGCCAAATTGTATCCTCAATTACTGCATCTCTTAGGTTTGATGGTGCCCTCAATGTTGACTTAACTGAGTTCCAGACCAACCTGGTGCCTTACCCTAGAATCCACTTCCCCCTCGTGACTTACGCTCCAGTTATTTCTGCTGAGAAGGCTTACCACGAGCAACTGTCTGTATCCGAGATTACAAATGCCTGCTTCGAGCCTGCTAACCAGATGGTAAAATGTGATCCTCGCCACGGCAAGTACATGGCCTGTTGTCTGCTGTACCGCGGTGATGTTGTACCAAAGGACGTTAATGCTGCCATTGCAACAATCAAAACCAAGCGTTCAATCCAGTTTGTCGACTGGTGTCCAACTGGTTTCAAGGTTGGTATCAACTACCAGCCTCCAACTGTTGTGCCAGGTGGTGATTTGGCCAAGGTGTCAAGAGCTGTGTGCATGTTGTCTAACACCACTGCCATTGCTGAGGCTTGGGCCAGATTGGATCACAAGTTTGACTTGATGTATGCCAAGCGTGCCTTCGTCCACTGGTACGTCGGAGAGGGTATGGAAGAGGGAGAGTTCACCGAAGCCCGTGAAGATCTTGCAGCTTTGGAGAAGGATTATGAGGAAGTTGGTGTTGACTCTGCTGACGCAGAAGGTGAAGCTGAAGGTGACGAATACTAG
- the LOC136835624 gene encoding tubulin alpha-3 chain isoform X3: protein MRECISVHVGQAGTQMGNACWELYCLEHGIQPDGQMPSDKTIGGGDDSFNTFFSETGSGKHVPRAVFVDLEPTVIDEIRTGVYRQLFHPEQLITGKEDAANNYARGHYTIGKEIVDLVLDRIRKLADNCTGLQGFLIFHSFGGGTGSGFTSLLMERLSVDYGKKSKLEFAIYPAPQVATAVVEPYNSILTTHTTLEHSDCAFMVDNEAIYDICRRNLDIERPTYTNLNRLIGQIVSSITASLRFDGALNVDLTEFQTNLVPYPRIHFPLVTYAPVISAEKAYHEQLSVSEITNACFEPANQMVKCDPRHGKYMACCLLYRGDVVPKDVNAAIATIKTKRSIQFVDWCPTGFKVGINYQPPTVVPGGDLAKVSRAVCMLSNTTAIAEAWARLDHKFDLMYAKRAFVHWYVGEGMEEGEFTEAREDLAALEKDYEEVGVDSADAEGEAEGDEY, encoded by the exons ATG CGTGAGTGCATCTCCGTCCATGTTGGCCAGGCCGGTACCCAGATGGGCAATGCCTGCTGGGAATTATACTGCCTTGAGCATGGCATCCAGCCTGATGGTCAGATGCCATCAGACAAAACCATTGGGGGTGGTGATGACTCCTTCAATACCTTCTTCAGTGAAACTGGTTCAGGAAAGCACGTACCCAGAGCAGTGTTTGTCGATCTGGAACCCACTGTGATTG ATGAAATCAGAACCGGGGTTTACCGTCAATTATTCCACCCTGAACAACTCATTACTGGCAAGGAAGATGCTGCAAACAACTATGCAAGAGGACATTACACTATTGGAAAGGAAATTGTCGACTTAGTCTTGGACAGGATTAGAAAGTTGGCTGACAATTGCACTGGTCTTCAAGGTTTCCTCATCTTCCACTCCTTCGGTGGTGGCACTGGGTCTGGCTTTACCTCACTGTTGATGGAAAGGTTGTCCGTTGATTATGGCAAGAAGAGCAAACTGGAATTTGCCATCTACCCTGCCCCTCAAGTTGCCACTGCTGTCGTTGAACCATACAACTCCATTCTTACTACCCACACCACCCTAGAACACTCAGATTGTGCCTTCATGGTCGACAACGAAGCTATCTACGATATCTGCCGCAGGAATCTGGACATTGAAAGACCCACCTACACCAACTTGAACCGTCTCATCGGCCAAATTGTATCCTCAATTACTGCATCTCTTAGGTTTGATGGTGCCCTCAATGTTGACTTAACTGAGTTCCAGACCAACCTGGTGCCTTACCCTAGAATCCACTTCCCCCTCGTGACTTACGCTCCAGTTATTTCTGCTGAGAAGGCTTACCACGAGCAACTGTCTGTATCCGAGATTACAAATGCCTGCTTCGAGCCTGCTAACCAGATGGTAAAATGTGATCCTCGCCACGGCAAGTACATGGCCTGTTGTCTGCTGTACCGCGGTGATGTTGTACCAAAGGACGTTAATGCTGCCATTGCAACAATCAAAACCAAGCGTTCAATCCAGTTTGTCGACTGGTGTCCAACTGGTTTCAAGGTTGGTATCAACTACCAGCCTCCAACTGTTGTGCCAGGTGGTGATTTGGCCAAGGTGTCAAGAGCTGTGTGCATGTTGTCTAACACCACTGCCATTGCTGAGGCTTGGGCCAGATTGGATCACAAGTTTGACTTGATGTATGCCAAGCGTGCCTTCGTCCACTGGTACGTCGGAGAGGGTATGGAAGAGGGAGAGTTCACCGAAGCCCGTGAAGATCTTGCAGCTTTGGAGAAGGATTATGAGGAAGTTGGTGTTGACTCTGCTGACGCAGAAGGTGAAGCTGAAGGTGACGAATACTAG
- the LOC136835624 gene encoding tubulin alpha-3 chain isoform X2 gives MVRRECISVHVGQAGTQMGNACWELYCLEHGIQPDGQMPSDKTIGGGDDSFNTFFSETGSGKHVPRAVFVDLEPTVIDEIRTGVYRQLFHPEQLITGKEDAANNYARGHYTIGKEIVDLVLDRIRKLADNCTGLQGFLIFHSFGGGTGSGFTSLLMERLSVDYGKKSKLEFAIYPAPQVATAVVEPYNSILTTHTTLEHSDCAFMVDNEAIYDICRRNLDIERPTYTNLNRLIGQIVSSITASLRFDGALNVDLTEFQTNLVPYPRIHFPLVTYAPVISAEKAYHEQLSVSEITNACFEPANQMVKCDPRHGKYMACCLLYRGDVVPKDVNAAIATIKTKRSIQFVDWCPTGFKVGINYQPPTVVPGGDLAKVSRAVCMLSNTTAIAEAWARLDHKFDLMYAKRAFVHWYVGEGMEEGEFTEAREDLAALEKDYEEVGVDSADAEGEAEGDEY, from the exons ATGGTTAGG CGTGAGTGCATCTCCGTCCATGTTGGCCAGGCCGGTACCCAGATGGGCAATGCCTGCTGGGAATTATACTGCCTTGAGCATGGCATCCAGCCTGATGGTCAGATGCCATCAGACAAAACCATTGGGGGTGGTGATGACTCCTTCAATACCTTCTTCAGTGAAACTGGTTCAGGAAAGCACGTACCCAGAGCAGTGTTTGTCGATCTGGAACCCACTGTGATTG ATGAAATCAGAACCGGGGTTTACCGTCAATTATTCCACCCTGAACAACTCATTACTGGCAAGGAAGATGCTGCAAACAACTATGCAAGAGGACATTACACTATTGGAAAGGAAATTGTCGACTTAGTCTTGGACAGGATTAGAAAGTTGGCTGACAATTGCACTGGTCTTCAAGGTTTCCTCATCTTCCACTCCTTCGGTGGTGGCACTGGGTCTGGCTTTACCTCACTGTTGATGGAAAGGTTGTCCGTTGATTATGGCAAGAAGAGCAAACTGGAATTTGCCATCTACCCTGCCCCTCAAGTTGCCACTGCTGTCGTTGAACCATACAACTCCATTCTTACTACCCACACCACCCTAGAACACTCAGATTGTGCCTTCATGGTCGACAACGAAGCTATCTACGATATCTGCCGCAGGAATCTGGACATTGAAAGACCCACCTACACCAACTTGAACCGTCTCATCGGCCAAATTGTATCCTCAATTACTGCATCTCTTAGGTTTGATGGTGCCCTCAATGTTGACTTAACTGAGTTCCAGACCAACCTGGTGCCTTACCCTAGAATCCACTTCCCCCTCGTGACTTACGCTCCAGTTATTTCTGCTGAGAAGGCTTACCACGAGCAACTGTCTGTATCCGAGATTACAAATGCCTGCTTCGAGCCTGCTAACCAGATGGTAAAATGTGATCCTCGCCACGGCAAGTACATGGCCTGTTGTCTGCTGTACCGCGGTGATGTTGTACCAAAGGACGTTAATGCTGCCATTGCAACAATCAAAACCAAGCGTTCAATCCAGTTTGTCGACTGGTGTCCAACTGGTTTCAAGGTTGGTATCAACTACCAGCCTCCAACTGTTGTGCCAGGTGGTGATTTGGCCAAGGTGTCAAGAGCTGTGTGCATGTTGTCTAACACCACTGCCATTGCTGAGGCTTGGGCCAGATTGGATCACAAGTTTGACTTGATGTATGCCAAGCGTGCCTTCGTCCACTGGTACGTCGGAGAGGGTATGGAAGAGGGAGAGTTCACCGAAGCCCGTGAAGATCTTGCAGCTTTGGAGAAGGATTATGAGGAAGTTGGTGTTGACTCTGCTGACGCAGAAGGTGAAGCTGAAGGTGACGAATACTAG